AAAACCATCTGAACTTTGCGGCAAAAGGCCATGTCTCTTTTCTTTGCTAACCTGACACCGTCAATTTCCATACGCCCTGTCCAATGAATCAAAAGGCCTGAAATACAGTTAAGCACCGTAGATTTGCCTGACCCGGACTCTCCCACCAGGCCGAAACTTTCACCCTTTTCCACGATAAAGCCAACATCCTTTACCGCATGGTTTCGGGCCTGCCCATGACCGAAAAAAACATTGAGGTTTTCAACGGTAATCATGACGCAGCCTCTTTTCCGGCCCGTCCGGACACCGGCTTAAGCCAGGCATCATCCCGGACAAGTGTGGGCAGATGATCCTGGATGCCGTCTATTTTAGGCAGACAGGCAAGCAATCCTTTTGTATACGGATGATTTGATTTATGAAGATTACCGGCCGCCACCACCTCCATAATCTGCCCGCCGTACATAATAATCACCCTGTCGCAGAATGAAGAAACAAGCTCAAGGTCATGGGAGATAAAGATAAGACCCATGCCCCGTTCACTGACCAGATCATCCAGGATGGCAAGAATCTGAAGCTGCACCGTAACATCAAGGGCGGAGGTGGGTTCATCGGCAATGAGCAAACTGGGCTCAGGAATCAGCATCATGGCAACCATGATTCTCTGGCCCATGCCCCCGGACACCTCATGGGGATAAAGGCCGTAGACCTGTTCAGGATTTCTGATCCTGACGGCTTTGAGCATATCCAACGTTTTCTGCCGGGCCTGCTTTTTTCCGGTTTTATGGTGAATGGTATAAGCCT
This window of the uncultured Desulfobacter sp. genome carries:
- a CDS encoding ABC transporter ATP-binding protein, coding for MMSENTSLLTVADLSVTFPSPKGDVCAVNNVSFSMGREKIGIVGESGSGKSVTGRAVLRLLPPYARVRASQISFKGENLLDFSEKQMRNIRGMEISMVMQDPKYSLNPVRPVGEQICEAYTIHHKTGKKQARQKTLDMLKAVRIRNPEQVYGLYPHEVSGGMGQRIMVAMMLIPEPSLLIADEPTSALDVTVQLQILAILDDLVSERGMGLIFISHDLELVSSFCDRVIIMYGGQIMEVVAAGNLHKSNHPYTKGLLACLPKIDGIQDHLPTLVRDDAWLKPVSGRAGKEAAS